GTGCTACTGTAACTTTTGTAAATCTGACAGGAATGTTTAGTTTGGTCTGGCCACAAAAAAATTACAAGCAGCTTTAATTAAAGattgattaaaataatgtccGGATGTAGAATGCAGGTTACAAAAATGCACAGGAGCCACAAAATAACGCtgaaaagtaataaataagaGTATGGCTGGGTGAGCATAACACAGTAGGAAGTGATCAGTGTGAGTGATCTGACCTCACACACTGTCCTGACACGCTACTACACTACTGGATTAATGATAACATTACAACTTCCTGTCTAATTCTTATTGTCTACGGAGAAGCAGGCCTCAGgaacgagagggagagagagagagagagagagagagagagagagagagaaatagcaGTTGCGGCGGCCAaatctctccctcctcctcgcGCTGCCCCGCTCCCGTCGCCTCGAGCATCAATTACGGTAATTACTCTCCGCCTGCTGCGGCACGAGGGGGGGGAGGACACGCGCGCGCGGATCAGAGGTCATTAACGGGGAGCGCCGGGGAGGGCGCGAGGCCGGACACCGCTAACACGCGCGCAATTAAAGGCGACGGATTAATTCGCCAGCctcgcgagagagagagagagagagaaagagagagagagagagagagagagagcatgaaaaACAGcgggagaaagaggaggaggaggaggagggagggaggagagagatggaggaggggGGGTGTGAGGGAAAATGGACGAGCTGCTTCACCTACCGGACTCCCGACGCCTCGCGATCAAAGCCTCTTTAACGCAGAGCATCGGTGCGCTCCGGCCGCGggaaaactcacacacacacactcacactcacgcgcgcaaacacacatacacacacacacacacaaattaaacgcacaaaacaacaacacacaataaacggatgtgagattttttttagcGCGCGCATCagtggcggcggcggcggcgctAAAACCCACCGAGAGGCTCCTAACGGGGATCATAAATAATATTGACGCTGCCAACGACACGACGCACCGTCCTCCGGGGGGCGGGCACGGGTGACGGAAGGGTAGACGGCTCCtcccggtgtgtgtgtgcgtgtgtgtgtataagtgtatgtgtgtgtatgtgtgtatgtgtgtgtgcgcgcgtgtgtgtgtgtgtgaggtgagcaAGCGCCGATGCGGACACCTACAGCTGATCATTGGCTGTAAATCACGCCGGAGGCACGCGGGGAGGCGCGAGGTGACAAACGCCCGGGGTGGGGGGTGTTGCGGGGGTGTTAGGGGGGATGAGGGAGTTGGGGGGGGCGTTTTCAGGAAAccgtgaaagaaaaaaagagctttcagagagggagggaaatcGCCTCCCAATTTTATTCTCTCGGTTTATATTTTTCTCTCCTGCCATTTCCGGAAATCACAGAGAGATTAATCAGGGCTCGGAGGCGCGCGCGGAGCTGGgggagttttttttattttgggatTTTGTGGTTCATTACAGCCCTTTTAGCGCCTCGTTACCGTAATTAGCCACGGGGCACCGGGAGGCTAATTAAGGGAAAAGCGGTGCAGAGGCGTTTTCCCACTGgggattctgtgtgtgtgtgtgtgtgtgtggccttcaAATCTATTCCCATACACGCTTTacttgaataataataacaacaacaacaacaataataataataataataataataataataataataataataataataataatcacaaacCTTTAAAATGCTTTGTACCTGAAGCACATCATAGATACATTTCTTAAATGCaataactatataaatataaacagagtAATACATTATAAGAGAAGAAAACCAGTCAAGTTTCTTCCAATTCCAATTCCAATTATTAAATGATCTGATGTGGTTCCTCCAATACCCGCGCTAGCATTTCCTGATGGTTTTGCTGATACTGATAGTACTTGGTCAGTGCAGTCTCTAATAATGATTATGATCTGTCCATAGGTTTGACCATGCTTCATTCTAGGGTACCCCTGGCTACTCCTTAGCGCCGCCCATTATCACTGTGTCAAAAAGTTCAAAATGAACTCtcatgttattttgttttggtttttgggggtgtttttttgttcatgaaATCCAAAATTCACGTGTGTCGCTGTAACGCACTGAACTGTCTTTTAGCAAACAGAGAATTataaataagaattaaataaaatatggttGTAACAAATCAACACACTTTACACGCGTACTGTGTGAAATATACACACCGTGTGCAACTTTGATTTTGCTGATATAGAATTAtcattaaaaccaggagaaatGTTTCCACCTAAAGTTTATACACGACGGTTAGGAAATAGAGTTATAATGAAGCGATTGGATAATCGGGAATGACAGCGCGTGAAATGGAGTTCCGCTCGCGCGCTTTTAATCGAGAACAGATACTACAGAGTCGGGAAGTGCGCTGGTTGATCGGTTGTCATAGTGACAAAGGCTCGCTAGCTAACTATAGTTAGCCAATTCTCGTTTCTTTCTCTTATTGATTTGAAATTTTTGTATAGTTTAAGAGAAACCAGAGCTTGCTAACACACTTAGCACACTAGCACTTATTTTATCCTACTACTGAGTGCGTTAGCGTGGTAAATATTTTGATATAACCAGGAGACCTGCCTGGGCAGCGCTGACCTGTTGCCATGGCGTCCAGAGGGTCTGTGAGATGATTGGCATATATCTGATCCAATCCCGTAAGTCAAAATAGATCGCATGATGTGCTTTCCGTCACCACAGCCGTGTtttaaaacagaacaaaacaaacaaacaaacaaacagctaaCAGACACTGAAATCTTGAACGATCAcgcaaaaaaggaaaataaaataaatttcacaaaaatattatttacttattccgtttaataataagtgctttagtaGACTTTGGAAAAGATTTTCAAAaaattttctttgtttaatattaaataaaattaaaataattatttgtcTCTACTCCTCTTGCACTAGAATTGTTATGTATCCAAATGTAATAATAAGCAATAAGAAagctgtgtgtgagatattAGTGATCATGTGTAATGTAACACCTTTTTGCTAGTCAGTTTTATCTTTACACCAGTTGTAGTGAAAATATTTTCCCTCTGACGCCAAAATAGTTTGCTTTTGGGGTTTTTAAAAGAATGAATGGTTTTGTGGATTTGTGTATCTCATTCTGAAAAATCTCTAGTGACTTCTTCGTGAAGGCTGCCGGTACAACTTTGTCCAGCAGGAGGCAGGTTTAATCACAACTGTCAGAATAATAAAACCCCACACTtcagtttcattcattcattcattcattcattcattcattcattcattcattaacccAACATCCAACATGggctccacttcctgtttcctcatTAAACTGCTGGTGCTGCTTTCATGGTGAAGTTGCAGCCTGTAATTCCCCTCCACATCCCAACAGCAACTCCTCAGTGGTCTGCTCAGCTACCTGTTCCATCAGTCTTGGTTGCAAGATGGAAATAAAGAGTTAATTAAAATTCCTAACAAATCTAAAGATTGACAGATGTGAACACAGGAACAGAGGAGTGAAAAATCGCTTCATGAATTCTGTTTGCTTTTCCATTTCTACATTTCACTGAATTCAAACGGAATTGTcccttaaatataaaaacaaacacacagacatagacatcTAATGTCTATATTTATGTTGATATGCCGTTGATATGCCTAAAGTCTGTATACAATTGCTATAAACAGTTTGCTATTAGCCTGCAGGCTAGTTTATATAAGCTATTATCTGTCATTTGGGGTGTTTTTAATCTTAAGACAACAAATTTACCATCAATAACACAAATCAGTGTGACCTGAGGCACGTTTACTGACTTGTACTATCATTTAGGGAATCAGAACTTTAACGTCACAATTGTTTATAGTTTGAGTATCTGCACTTTTACTTGACGATGAGATTTTTGTACTCAAGCACCATCTGCTGGTGTAAAAGTTGACCTGGATCATAACTAAACAGCAAAGTGTTTTGCAtcttaataaaattaaacataatAGAAATACCAGTGTAATACAGAAATTCTAGCTAGTTATTATGAACTTTACAAGTAAATTATAAAGTAACATCATATTCACAATAAGGAGCTTTTTCACAAATCAGTGTTGGTCAGAAACGTGTCTGATCACGCTGCGGTTTTAACATTGCGTTGAGTTCAGTTCAAGAGGCACAAATGAGTCGAGTCAGTGAAACGATCCTCGGTGGTTTCATCTCGGTGATCTCCTGAAGCAGTGAACTCTTTCCCCAAAACTTCACTCGGATAAAACAAGCCCTCGATTAATCCTGAGCATCACCGGAGCTCAGCTCGAACAAGATGTTCCATTACTCCAAAACTTACATGGGTCTTTTATACTAAATCTACTTTATTGAAGTGTATGAACTCATACAGGTTTCACTCGATTCAGGAGCGACTGCAGAGTGATTCATTATTGTGcctgtgccaaaaaaaaaaactcaattgAAACTTTTATATGTAAAGCAATTTGAGTTGTTATGAGCGACTAAGAGTCATGTAGCCTTCATCCCGAGAGATTTTagcaaaaaattataaaattataaatgtgATACAAACATCAGTCtggaaaaatgatgaaaaattgaCTGGAGGCTCGTGAGTTTTAGAAGAAGCACTTAAACAAGTCGGTAAACAGGCAAACCTGcaaatctctgtgtgtgtgtgtgtgtgtgtgtgtcgggctCACGGTGGCACAGCTGTTGGCTGCCTACACATGTAtttaaacagacacacacacacacacacacacatcagcatgTACTTTTGTcagctgctgtttttatttggtGCTGATGTTGAAGTCATTTTGGCAAAGTAaccttaagtgtgtgtgtgagagagagagagagagagagatactctGACAACAGATATATGAGTGGATTGTAATTATGAGAACAGGATGCAGTGAAGACACACTTCCCCTTTCCCACAAAACACCATATAGCCTAATTACagactcggtgtgtgtgtgtgtgtgtgtgtgtgcgtgcgcgcgcctGAAGTAGTACACCTGATTGTCAatgggaggagtgtgttcaCGCTCCACACACgcggagctctctctctctctctctctctctgtctcacacacacacacaaacgccgTGTTTATCTCTAACAGCGTTTACTGAGCAGCGGACGTACGTCTCGCACACTGAACGGGTTTATCAGCGTGTGCTGCTCTCCGGGGTTTCGTGGTCAATAACCGAGCGccctgtgggatgtgtgtgtgatggagtgtgtgatagagtgtgtgtgatggagtgtgtccCGTAGAGAGGAATCACTGCAGCTCCGCGGGCATGGAGGAGAAAATCCCGGGATtattactgctactgctgctgctgagcgGCGCGTGCGTCCCCGACCAAGTCTTAACGGAACACAggtaccagagagagagagagagagagagagagagaagtagacTAGTACCGGAGTTATTAAACTGTTACTAAATAATGAATTGTTACCAAATAGAACAGAAgagagtgtttttttatttgtttgtagtAATATCttgatatttattcatttagagaAAATTAAATTGTGTGGATAAAGATTAGAACAGAAAAGAATAGAAGttctatatatttctttattgtacagtgtgtgttgtaataaAGTATTGAAATACTTTGAAAGTCTCTGAATTTCACATCACAACAATTTCCTAAACTTAATCCCCAGTTTTTTAAAGTGGTCACAATGTTGTCGTTAAAACTCTACAGCAAGGCAGATTCTCAGAGGTGAACAGAATGATGGGATTGAGTCATTCTGTGTCCAGTGGAagggagagtgaaagagagctGCCTTTGTCTTTTTGCTGCTGCCAGAAACATCTCAGAGCTTTTTAGATTCCCCTAGAAGTCTTCTGAGAACTTTGATCCTTTGTCTGAAGTCTAGAAAGATGTGACTCGAGTCCTGATTTAGTTCAGATCATGATCAGGGTGATAAAGTAAAGACACAACCCTTAAGATCATTTCAGCAAGGGGAAGTGGACAAGGGCGTGTCAAACACCGTACTGAAACATGGCCTGACATTCAACCACATGAAGGAGTTTTTCATTCCTCAATAAAACTGAATatagaacacaacacagacatgtCGTTTTATACTAACGTGTCTGCAAGTTAGTGGCTCAGTGGTTTTCATTCTGCATGAGGAAGGTTATGAGTTTTATTCTCATTCTCATAATCTCAGCTGATTTCTCTTAACAGAGTTATCCATGTGCTAATTTCATAACCACCACCTAGCCTAGCATCTATTCCCTTTTCACAATTCACTAAGCAAAGTTTAAATAGTAAATTGTTACCTCAGAATCCTCTCTCTAGAATCCTCTCTCTTTTCACATCCGTCAAATAAGTGAACATAAATCTAAACGCTCTCTGGGCCACAAAGTTCTCAGAATcaagtaaaagaaaatattacCTGGAAGAGTTAATGTTTGTTCTTTCAGGGGTCAACGAGGTTATAGATGACTCAACAATTGAGGAACTAGTgagaagtttgtgtgtgtgtgtgtgagggagacaCTCCATGTGGGGGGTTGGGAtggatacatttttttttctcagtgagCGGAAAGTGCTGGGTCGTGACAGCTCGTCAGGTTGCTGAGAAACTCAAGTCCATACAGGAGCTCCAGCGCAGAAATATGTGCAGCACATGGAGCTGTTTTTAACAACAGCATAGCAGACGCCTGcggataaaaagaaaaaaaaaaaaacacgggaAATGACAGGAATAAAAATACCACACCAAGACCCACTGATAGAATCGGCAGCTGGAGCTTTAATTACAAGCGAGCTGAGTCgaaaaatagtttatttatttattttctactcTTCCAAAATTTATGAGGAAATATTTATTTCCACCTGTAACAGGACTTGTAAAATCGTGCTTTTGACCTGAGAAACAAAATGCTTTGAAAACTGTTGCTAGGAAACTGAGCATAACCTAGCTAGTTTGAGGCTAGAGATTTCTCTAGCTAGCATGTAGCACAGTGACAGAGGAAATGAAACTGAATCCTCAGAAACATcccatttacctcagatgtgtttgGAAATTACTAAGAGTCAGAACAATAAAAATTACACTGTTATCAAACTTAGCATCAAATGCTAACTCGTCTTCCATTTTGAGAAATGATCACATAGATGACAAGATGTTTGCAGTAGTACGTTGAAGTTTTCTTCAGTTTCACACTAAAAGCAACATGTTGACAGTGAAGCTGCTGAGAGATCGAGACAGCTCTAGGGTCTAGTGAAAGAGAATAATTCAGTGTATAATGTCACCCTGTGTTCACACTAGCGAAGGACAAAGCAACAGGTGAACTAATGAAGCTAGCATGAAGTAGAGCATGTTATATGTAAATCAAACAAAAACTTATTTAAGATAGGTAGTTAGCTGTAGAAGctacaggccacacccacaatcAACAACAGTAGCGGTCAGACTAACaggtgaaacaggaagtgagagtgTTATCAGATTTATCTGATTGGCTGCTATTCTGTGAAAGGTGGGACATGCGGGAGATGTCAACAGGTGGGATTTGCCGTTACGGGAACAGAGTGGATTGCTGTTGGGGCTGGACACGAGAGAGCTGGGGACAGTGCAAACGtaaggatacacacacacatacacacaaacacacacacatcaagaaTTTGTGTATTCCAGCAGGCTgacttatttgtgtgtgtgtgtgtgtttgtgtgtgtgtgtatgtgtgtttgggttaAGTTCATTAATACTGATTTAACATTCTTCTTTgatctgtagcagtgtgtgagTTGGGCTGCAAGCATGGAGAGTGTGTTGGTCCAGATCAGTGCCGCTGTCACAAGGGATACACGGGCAAGACCTGCAACcaaggtatgagtgtgtgtgtgtatgtgtgtctagcTGAAGGGGAAAATGCAGCTTCAAAATACAATCCTGTCATACCTGTGGACCTTACACACCCCCAACACACATGCAGACTGTACCACACTAGTTCAGTGCTTCTAGACAATGATCATGTAAATGTTTGTTCCcttgtatatagtgtgtgtgtgtgtgtttagacaaCAAACTTAATGTCATTCATGTGAATGTGTCTATGTGCTCGATGTGAactgagtgtatgtatgtaacagttacacacactttctctcttttccctgtgtgtgtgtgtgtgtagatgtgaacGAGTGTGGGCTGAAGCCGCGGCCCTGCAAACACCGCTGTATGAACATGGTGGGCAGTTATAAGTGTTATTGTCTCACCGGCTACATGTTGACCCACGACGGCATCTGCAGGAGTCAGTCTGTCCAATTAACCTTCATTTaacactctgtgtgtctgtgtgtgtgtgtgtagtgcccGTTTGTGTGCTTTACAAAATTGCTTCActgttacttatttatttattcaacattattattattattattattgttattattattgcagaCACCCAGACATGTGCGATGGCTAACTGTCAGTACGGCTGTGCGGTGATGAAGGGAGTGGTCATGTGTCAATGCCCGTCGCCAGGGTTACGGCTTGGCCCCGACCGCAGGACATGTGTTGGTGCGTCAAATCTGATGTCTATATAGAACAAACTTAcattacacaaatacatatgatgctagtgtgtgtgtgtgtattctcagacattgatgagtgtgtgatgggtgtggcCAAGTGTCCAAGGTTCCGGAAGTGTGTAAACACATTTGGCAGTTACATCTGCAAATGTCACACGGGCTTTGAGCTGCGCTACATCAATGGCAAATACCagtgtacaggtacacacacacacatcaaaccatACAACATGCTGAGGTACTAACTTCagtgttcatttctacagatattacagtgtgtgtgtgtgtctgtgtgtgtgtgtgtgtgtgtttagataagAACAACCCCTGCCATGAAATGCCAGACTCCAAAAAGTGCAGATGTAAACTTGGGACCAGGGGGTGGAGCTATGACTgcaagtgtaagtgtgtgtgtgtgtgtgtgtgtctgtccttaATGTTAGTTACTGATAGTTTTGTCTGTTCTTTTGTTTGCAGCTGTTATTACAGTGACTGTTGATCCAGCCAGACCATTTACAACACCCAGTCCTGCAACTAAaatcaccatagcaacactTCCCCTGACTACAAGCCCACCCACCACAACCAAAAAACCAGCCAGGACAACCGTCATTATGACAACAACCACAGCAACAACCACTTCaccaacaaccaccaccacctcagCAACAACAACTATTTCAACAACCTCTACAACCACGACAACACCAACCACATTCCCTACATCAGCAACACCAACCACTGTTGCTATGACAACAGCAGAAACCACTGTTGCTATGACAACAGCCGAAACCACTGTTGCTTTGACAACAGCAGAAACCACTGTTGCTATGACAACAGAACTGACCACTGTTCTGACCACTGTTGCTAGTACAACAGCAGCCACTGTACCTACAACAACAGCACCAACCACTGTTGCTAGTACAGTGCCAACCACTGCTGAGATACCAACCACTGTCACTACGACAACAATACCAACCACTGTCACTATGACAACAAATCCAACCACTGTGGCTACAACAGGAGTgccaaccaccaccaccatggcAACAATCAGTACCACTCTGGATAACCGCATACAGGAGATCACACAAAGGCCAAGGGGAGATGTGCACAGTGAGagaacacacgcacaaacacaggGGTCGTATTTATCCATATTAGGAGATTGGTCTGTGTTTTAGACTGCAGTAAAGTGAGAAGGTGTCACAGTGGAGGATCTGGCAACCATCACagcttcatttgtttatattacaGTCAAGCATGAGTCTAAAACAGAGTTCAGTATCCTAATACAGAAACCCAACGCCCCCacaccaccccccacccccagcACTTCCGGTTCTAGACCTGTACCCCACACCCTCAGGGTCAAAACTTTCCGAAAGTTTTAGGACTGTTACTCTATCATATGACATCACTACAGTTCATTCACTCTAGCGCttttcacttctttctttctctctctctctctctctctctctccagttccGAGGAATCCAGAGCAGAACGTGTTCGAGCTGGACTTTGATGATATTGAGTTGGGAAACACGGCAGATTTTGCACGTGATGATCCAGGTGAGATTCACACCACTACACCTGACCAAGCCCTTAAACCCTATAAacactcaactgtgtgtgtgtgtttgtgtgtgtgtttagctgctgGCTCTTTGAGCTGCTCTTTTGATCAGGGTGTGTGCAGCTGGATGACGGATCGGGAAGGAGATCTGCGCTGGGAGACTGTAACTGATCCACGCGGTAAGGCAACCAATCAGAACAAAGCTCCTGTTAACTTACAGCACCAtacctagctagctaaataTCAACATTTGCTAGCTGTATAGTTCATGCTAAAATAATGTACAGATGATAACAGATTCAGGTACaataagaatttttttaattaatttactaaCCTTATGAAAGTACAGTTTAATAAcagttaataatttaatttctaGATTTGATTAGCCTGCTAAGAGCACTGCTTTctaattaagaaaaaaacacaggacCTTCACTTTCCACTTCCTCTTTGTTCTGACTGGTCACTTGTCTAAACTAATCCCATTACACCATGTTTACTCTCTCATTACTTATCGATCTGTCACTCATCCTCAGGTGGGCGGTACCTGACTGTACCAGAGCCAAAGACAGGAAGAAGTTTCAGAGGGGCACGGCTTACTATCTCTTTAGCCCCACCCACTACTCCACCTTGGAAAGGGAGAGATCTTTGCCTCATATTTAGGCACCGCCTCCAAGGGCTTCTCATTGGCTCACTGCAGGTGTTTGTGAAAAAGGGGTGGGGCTACAGTCCAGCAGTCT
The DNA window shown above is from Hemibagrus wyckioides isolate EC202008001 linkage group LG15, SWU_Hwy_1.0, whole genome shotgun sequence and carries:
- the LOC131366392 gene encoding nephronectin isoform X2 codes for the protein MEEKIPGLLLLLLLLSGACVPDQVLTEHRWDMREMSTGGICRYGNRVDCCWGWTRESWGQCKLCELGCKHGECVGPDQCRCHKGYTGKTCNQDVNECGLKPRPCKHRCMNMVGSYKCYCLTGYMLTHDGICRNTQTCAMANCQYGCAVMKGVVMCQCPSPGLRLGPDRRTCVDIDECVMGVAKCPRFRKCVNTFGSYICKCHTGFELRYINGKYQCTDKNNPCHEMPDSKKCRCKLGTRGWSYDCKSVITVTVDPARPFTTPSPATKITIATLPLTTSPPTTTKKPARTTVIMTTTTATTTSPTTTTTSATTTISTTSTTTTTPTTFPTSATPTTVAMTTAETTVAMTTAETTVALTTAETTVAMTTELTTVLTTVASTTAATVPTTTAPTTVASTVPTTAEIPTTVTTTTIPTTVTMTTNPTTVATTGVPTTTTMATISTTLDNRIQEITQRPRGDVHIPRNPEQNVFELDFDDIELGNTADFARDDPAAGSLSCSFDQGVCSWMTDREGDLRWETVTDPRGGRYLTVPEPKTGRSFRGARLTISLAPPTTPPWKGRDLCLIFRHRLQGLLIGSLQVFVKKGWGYSPAVWTRTGGQGWRHTQVTLWGQGIESVVFKGERRKGQSGEIAIDDVSIHKGVCSNTGQD
- the LOC131366392 gene encoding nephronectin isoform X1, whose protein sequence is MEEKIPGLLLLLLLLSGACVPDQVLTEHRWDMREMSTGGICRYGNRVDCCWGWTRESWGQCKPVCELGCKHGECVGPDQCRCHKGYTGKTCNQDVNECGLKPRPCKHRCMNMVGSYKCYCLTGYMLTHDGICRNTQTCAMANCQYGCAVMKGVVMCQCPSPGLRLGPDRRTCVDIDECVMGVAKCPRFRKCVNTFGSYICKCHTGFELRYINGKYQCTDKNNPCHEMPDSKKCRCKLGTRGWSYDCKSVITVTVDPARPFTTPSPATKITIATLPLTTSPPTTTKKPARTTVIMTTTTATTTSPTTTTTSATTTISTTSTTTTTPTTFPTSATPTTVAMTTAETTVAMTTAETTVALTTAETTVAMTTELTTVLTTVASTTAATVPTTTAPTTVASTVPTTAEIPTTVTTTTIPTTVTMTTNPTTVATTGVPTTTTMATISTTLDNRIQEITQRPRGDVHIPRNPEQNVFELDFDDIELGNTADFARDDPAAGSLSCSFDQGVCSWMTDREGDLRWETVTDPRGGRYLTVPEPKTGRSFRGARLTISLAPPTTPPWKGRDLCLIFRHRLQGLLIGSLQVFVKKGWGYSPAVWTRTGGQGWRHTQVTLWGQGIESVVFKGERRKGQSGEIAIDDVSIHKGVCSNTGQD